In Flavobacterium cerinum, one genomic interval encodes:
- the rimO gene encoding 30S ribosomal protein S12 methylthiotransferase RimO yields MRTKTLKKNKINVITLGCSKNVYDSEVLMGQLKASGKEVQHEAPKNDEGNIIVINTCGFINNAKEESINTILEYVDKKEQGIVDKVFVTGCLSERYRPDLEKEIPDVDRYFGTTELPLLLKALGADYKHELLGERLTTTPKNFAYLKIAEGCDRPCSFCAIPLMRGKHISQPIEKLVKEAEGLAAKGVKELILIAQDLTYYGLDLYKKRNLAELLENLVKVEGIEWIRLHYAFPSGFPMDVLDLMKREPKICNYIDIPLQHISDNILKSMRRGTTYEKTTRLLKDFREAVPGMAIRTTLIVGYPGETEEDFQILKNWVEEMRFERLGCFAYSHEENTHAYTLEDNVPEEVKQQRAAEIMDIQAQISWDLNQEKIGQTFRCIIDRKEGGYFIGRTEFDSPDVDNEVLIDATQYYLKTGDFATIKIIDATEFDLYGEPVQA; encoded by the coding sequence ATGAGAACCAAGACTTTAAAGAAAAACAAAATCAATGTCATCACTTTAGGTTGTTCTAAAAATGTTTACGATAGCGAAGTCCTGATGGGACAATTAAAAGCCAGCGGGAAAGAAGTACAACATGAAGCACCAAAAAATGACGAGGGTAACATTATTGTAATCAACACTTGCGGATTTATCAATAATGCCAAAGAAGAATCAATTAATACGATTCTGGAATATGTTGACAAAAAAGAACAAGGTATCGTAGATAAGGTTTTTGTAACCGGATGTTTGTCTGAACGCTACCGTCCGGATCTGGAAAAAGAAATTCCGGATGTAGACCGTTATTTCGGAACGACAGAATTACCATTGCTTTTAAAAGCTTTAGGTGCCGATTACAAACATGAACTTTTAGGAGAACGTTTAACCACAACTCCTAAGAATTTTGCGTATTTAAAAATTGCTGAAGGTTGTGATCGTCCGTGTAGTTTTTGTGCGATTCCATTAATGAGAGGAAAACACATCTCACAACCTATAGAAAAACTGGTTAAAGAAGCCGAAGGTTTGGCGGCAAAAGGCGTTAAAGAATTGATTTTAATTGCTCAGGATCTTACTTATTACGGACTTGACCTATACAAAAAAAGAAATTTAGCCGAATTACTGGAAAATCTGGTAAAAGTGGAAGGTATCGAATGGATTCGTTTACACTATGCTTTCCCTTCCGGATTCCCTATGGATGTATTGGATTTAATGAAGCGTGAGCCGAAAATCTGTAACTATATTGATATTCCGTTACAACATATTTCCGATAATATTTTAAAATCGATGCGTCGTGGTACAACATATGAAAAAACGACACGTCTGTTAAAAGATTTCCGTGAAGCGGTTCCGGGTATGGCTATCCGAACTACACTAATTGTAGGATATCCGGGTGAAACTGAAGAAGATTTCCAAATCCTGAAAAACTGGGTTGAGGAAATGCGTTTTGAACGTTTGGGTTGTTTTGCGTATTCGCATGAAGAAAACACACATGCCTATACTTTAGAAGATAATGTTCCGGAAGAAGTAAAACAACAACGTGCAGCTGAAATTATGGATATTCAGGCTCAAATTTCATGGGATCTGAACCAGGAAAAGATCGGACAGACTTTCCGTTGTATTATTGATCGTAAAGAAGGTGGTTATTTTATCGGACGTACCGAATTTGACAGCCCGGATGTAGACAATGAAGTTTTAATTGATGCTACGCAATACTACTTAAAAACCGGTGATTTTGCCACAATTAAAATTATTGATGCTACTGAATTTGACTTATACGGAGAACCGGTACAAGCATAA
- a CDS encoding T9SS type A sorting domain-containing protein, whose amino-acid sequence MKKTLLTFTLLGSLSAFTQNFTLVPNSGIIPVQYSTCKFADVDGDGDLDLFAMGGSPNAASSRLYKNDGTGNFTLFDGETFIKRREGGAAFGDVNGDGFPDLIVGGSSGAPETKLYLNDGTGNYSLSPNSNFLGTMNGDLNMADFDNDGDMDILVTGMYSSNNFAMALYVNDGTGVFTRNLQSGLESYGMYLASVVVADLNGDGRKDIVTSSKTSLTATGVNVRIFLNQGGGVFTHHPMPNITAILGKVAVADVDNDGDQDLLVAGSIQTSGGNPAIGFRMELYYNDGNANFTMATGMPFIGIGDYLAIAFADVNNDGFQDILSMGRKYSETIQGNNIQEANLYLNDGTGGFIRIPDMPFTSHSTGNIVFADVDNDGDQDVLITGIGTGTTAVAKLYRNNQVLGVEEHDKKALSVYPNPVTNMLYMTVPNQTINTIEMYTLSGVLIGTEKTNTTMATLDCSRLSSGVYLVSVTTAEGNKSWSKIVKQ is encoded by the coding sequence ATGAAAAAAACACTACTTACTTTTACTCTATTAGGTTCTTTGAGTGCCTTTACTCAAAATTTTACACTAGTCCCGAATTCCGGGATTATTCCGGTTCAATACAGTACCTGTAAATTTGCAGATGTTGACGGCGATGGCGATCTGGACTTATTTGCAATGGGCGGGAGTCCGAATGCAGCGAGTAGCCGTTTGTATAAAAATGACGGAACGGGCAATTTTACACTTTTTGACGGTGAGACTTTTATAAAAAGACGTGAAGGAGGAGCTGCTTTCGGAGATGTTAACGGGGATGGATTTCCGGATTTGATTGTGGGCGGAAGTTCCGGTGCTCCTGAAACAAAGTTATATCTAAATGACGGAACAGGAAACTATAGCTTGTCACCGAATTCAAATTTTCTCGGAACAATGAATGGCGATTTAAATATGGCCGATTTTGATAATGACGGCGATATGGATATTCTGGTAACCGGTATGTACAGCAGTAATAATTTTGCAATGGCATTATACGTTAATGACGGAACCGGTGTGTTCACACGTAATCTTCAGAGCGGATTGGAATCGTATGGGATGTATCTGGCTTCTGTAGTTGTAGCCGATTTAAACGGTGATGGCCGGAAGGATATTGTTACATCGTCAAAAACATCATTAACTGCAACGGGTGTTAATGTTCGTATTTTTCTAAATCAGGGAGGTGGTGTTTTTACACATCATCCCATGCCGAATATAACGGCGATTTTAGGGAAAGTAGCAGTAGCCGATGTTGATAATGATGGAGATCAGGATTTGTTAGTAGCCGGAAGTATACAAACAAGCGGTGGTAATCCGGCAATCGGATTTCGTATGGAATTGTATTATAATGATGGGAATGCTAATTTTACGATGGCAACCGGAATGCCTTTTATTGGAATAGGGGATTATCTGGCGATCGCTTTTGCGGATGTAAATAATGACGGTTTTCAGGATATTCTTTCCATGGGACGTAAATATTCGGAAACAATTCAGGGAAATAATATACAGGAAGCAAATTTATACCTGAATGACGGAACGGGAGGTTTTATAAGAATACCGGATATGCCGTTTACTTCTCATTCTACCGGAAATATTGTATTTGCTGACGTGGATAATGACGGTGATCAGGATGTTTTGATTACAGGTATCGGCACGGGAACGACGGCAGTGGCTAAATTATATCGAAATAATCAGGTTTTAGGTGTAGAGGAACACGATAAGAAAGCTTTGTCTGTTTATCCGAATCCGGTTACCAATATGCTTTATATGACGGTGCCGAATCAAACAATTAACACCATTGAAATGTATACGCTTAGCGGTGTTTTGATTGGAACAGAAAAAACAAATACTACTATGGCTACATTGGATTGTAGTCGTTTATCAAGCGGTGTCTATCTGGTTTCGGTAACAACAGCAGAAGGAAATAAAAGCTGGAGTAAAATAGTGAAGCAATAA